One Thalassospira marina DNA window includes the following coding sequences:
- a CDS encoding PLP-dependent transferase, with amino-acid sequence MTDSKNPETIVLHAGYRADPTTGSVAVPIYQTTSYQFRDTQHAADLFALKELGNIYTRLMNPTNDVLEQRITALEGGAAAVAVASGQAASTFAILNIAQAGDNIVSSTDLYGGTWNLFANTFKQMGIEVRFADPSDPENFRKLADDKTRAFYAETLPNPKLQVFPLREVANIGDELGIPLVVDNTAAPVLCRPIEHGAAIVMYSTTKFIAGHGTSVGGIVVDSGRFDWEKHADRFPLLTQPDPSYHGAVWTEAVKPIGPVAYAIKLRCTLLRDVGAAASPLSSFQIIQGMETLPLRMERHCENANKVAAFLNDHPKVAKVIHPSLQEGETRRRADAYLKGGFGSLMGFELKEGRAAGEKFINSLKLFYHVANIGDTRSLAIHPATTTHSQLSESELAASGVSESYIRLSIGIEHIDDILADLKQALDAS; translated from the coding sequence ATGACCGACAGCAAAAATCCGGAAACAATCGTCCTTCACGCGGGCTATCGTGCCGATCCGACCACGGGATCGGTTGCAGTGCCGATTTATCAGACCACCAGCTATCAGTTCCGCGATACGCAGCATGCGGCAGACCTGTTTGCCCTTAAGGAACTGGGCAATATCTATACCCGTCTGATGAACCCGACCAATGACGTGCTTGAACAGCGCATCACCGCCCTTGAAGGTGGTGCAGCAGCAGTAGCCGTCGCGTCGGGCCAGGCTGCGTCGACATTTGCCATTCTCAATATTGCCCAGGCTGGCGATAATATTGTCAGCTCAACCGACCTTTATGGCGGCACCTGGAACCTGTTTGCCAATACCTTCAAGCAAATGGGCATTGAAGTTCGCTTTGCGGACCCGTCAGACCCGGAAAACTTCCGCAAGCTGGCCGATGACAAAACCCGCGCCTTTTATGCTGAAACACTGCCCAATCCCAAATTGCAGGTTTTCCCGCTGCGTGAAGTTGCCAATATTGGTGATGAACTGGGTATTCCGCTGGTGGTCGATAATACGGCTGCCCCGGTTCTGTGCCGCCCGATCGAACATGGTGCGGCGATTGTCATGTATTCAACCACCAAATTCATTGCCGGTCACGGAACATCGGTTGGCGGTATTGTTGTGGATTCAGGCCGCTTTGATTGGGAAAAACACGCAGACCGATTCCCGCTTCTGACCCAGCCTGATCCCAGCTATCATGGTGCTGTCTGGACCGAAGCAGTTAAACCGATTGGCCCGGTGGCCTATGCCATCAAATTGCGCTGCACGCTGCTGCGCGATGTTGGTGCGGCCGCATCACCACTTAGCTCGTTCCAGATTATCCAGGGCATGGAAACCCTGCCCCTGCGCATGGAACGCCATTGCGAAAATGCCAACAAGGTTGCCGCCTTTTTAAACGACCATCCCAAAGTCGCAAAGGTCATTCACCCCAGCCTGCAGGAAGGCGAAACCCGCCGCCGGGCAGACGCATACCTTAAAGGTGGTTTTGGTTCGTTGATGGGCTTTGAGCTTAAAGAAGGCCGCGCTGCTGGCGAGAAATTCATCAATAGCCTGAAGCTGTTTTATCATGTTGCCAATATTGGCGACACGCGCTCGCTTGCCATTCACCCGGCAACGACAACCCATTCACAGCTTTCAGAATCGGAACTGGCCGCATCGGGTGTTAGCGAAAGCTATATCCGCCTGTCGATCGGGATCGAACATATCGATGATATCCTTGCTGATTTGAAACAGGCCCTTGATGCCAGCTAA
- a CDS encoding enoyl-CoA hydratase/isomerase family protein, protein MSDVGVEFVVNGAVGEIHLNRPKALNALTLPMVDAIHHQMRLWEKDNAIAILTIEGTGEKAFCAGGDIRGLYDARKNDAPELLDAFYRREYQLNHYMSVYPKPCIALLDGIVMGGGVGVSIHGRYRVVTEKTMFAMPETGIGFFPDVGGGYFLPRCPGEIGMYLGLTGARLAAADCLYSGIATHGAQSVDVPSLKSTLATIDFYKNGKDYGAVCTVVEGVLDQYSHDQGDAALAGQQNEIDAIFAGDTLIDVLKKLEENGSEFSNNALKMLNSKSPMALAVTFKQIREGAGFDLAEDLKMEFRLSQRMVEKPDLFEGVRAVIVDKDHNPRWAQGDVGQVDPRDVDAFFAPLPAARELAI, encoded by the coding sequence ATGAGCGATGTTGGTGTCGAATTTGTCGTCAATGGTGCCGTTGGCGAAATCCATTTGAACCGGCCCAAAGCCCTGAATGCTCTGACCCTGCCCATGGTGGATGCCATTCATCATCAGATGCGGCTTTGGGAAAAGGATAATGCCATTGCCATCCTGACCATCGAAGGAACGGGTGAAAAAGCATTTTGTGCGGGCGGTGATATTCGCGGGCTTTATGATGCCCGCAAAAATGATGCGCCTGAACTGCTTGATGCCTTTTATCGCCGGGAATATCAGCTTAACCATTATATGTCAGTTTATCCCAAGCCCTGTATTGCGTTGTTGGACGGGATTGTGATGGGCGGTGGTGTTGGTGTTTCGATCCATGGGCGGTATCGCGTTGTCACCGAAAAAACCATGTTTGCGATGCCTGAAACGGGTATCGGTTTTTTCCCCGATGTTGGCGGCGGCTATTTTCTGCCGCGCTGCCCTGGTGAAATCGGGATGTATCTTGGCCTGACGGGCGCGCGCCTGGCGGCGGCGGATTGTTTGTATTCCGGTATTGCAACTCACGGTGCCCAAAGCGTTGATGTTCCAAGCCTAAAATCCACACTTGCTACGATAGATTTTTATAAAAACGGCAAGGATTACGGCGCTGTTTGCACCGTTGTGGAAGGCGTTCTTGATCAATATTCCCACGATCAGGGTGATGCCGCACTGGCAGGCCAACAAAACGAGATTGATGCCATATTCGCCGGTGATACCCTGATCGATGTGTTGAAAAAACTTGAGGAAAATGGATCGGAATTTTCAAATAATGCGTTGAAAATGCTTAATTCAAAATCACCAATGGCATTGGCGGTTACTTTTAAACAGATACGTGAAGGCGCAGGATTTGATTTGGCCGAAGACCTTAAAATGGAATTCCGCCTGAGCCAGCGTATGGTTGAAAAGCCCGATCTGTTTGAAGGCGTACGTGCGGTCATTGTTGATAAGGACCACAACCCGCGCTGGGCCCAGGGCGATGTTGGCCAGGTTGACCCGCGTGATGTGGATGCTTTTTTTGCGCCTTTACCTGCAGCCCGGGAATTGGCGATATAA
- a CDS encoding isobutyryl-CoA dehydrogenase, with protein MEFALSEDQLAFQQAARDFAAGEMAPHAANWDAEHIFPEETLRQAAEMGFAGIYTRDDVGGAGLGRLDAAVIFEELATACPSTAAYISIHNMACWMIDRFGNEQQRQCFLPKLTRMEHFASYCLTEPGAGSDAGSLRTRAVRDGDYYVLNGEKAFISGGSRSDIYIVMARTGDESPAGISTFIVPKDAPGLSFGKLEEKMGWHSQPTSAVIFSDCKVPVENLLGAEGEGFKFAMKGLDGGRLNIAACSIGGARAAMEHAREHMRVRKQFGKPLEAFQALQFKFADMVTELEAARLLLHKAACKLDEQAHDATQFCAMAKRFATDIAFAVCNDALQLHGGYGYIREYPVERLLRDLRVHQILEGTNEIMRVIIARAALRD; from the coding sequence ATGGAATTCGCCCTTTCAGAAGATCAACTGGCCTTTCAGCAGGCCGCCCGCGATTTTGCGGCGGGTGAAATGGCCCCGCATGCCGCAAACTGGGATGCAGAGCATATCTTCCCCGAAGAAACCCTGCGCCAGGCGGCCGAAATGGGCTTTGCCGGCATTTATACCCGCGATGACGTGGGTGGGGCCGGGCTGGGGCGCCTGGATGCGGCCGTCATATTTGAAGAACTTGCAACTGCATGCCCGTCAACCGCGGCCTATATTTCCATTCATAATATGGCCTGCTGGATGATCGACAGATTCGGAAATGAACAGCAACGCCAGTGCTTTTTGCCCAAGCTGACGCGCATGGAACATTTCGCCAGTTATTGCCTGACAGAGCCGGGTGCCGGATCCGATGCGGGTTCGTTGCGCACGCGCGCGGTTCGCGATGGCGACTATTATGTTTTGAACGGTGAAAAGGCGTTTATTTCCGGTGGCTCGCGCAGCGACATTTATATCGTTATGGCGCGAACGGGTGATGAAAGCCCTGCCGGTATATCAACCTTCATCGTGCCGAAGGATGCACCGGGCCTTTCATTTGGCAAGCTGGAAGAAAAAATGGGCTGGCATAGCCAGCCGACCTCGGCTGTTATTTTCAGCGACTGCAAAGTTCCGGTGGAAAACCTGTTGGGTGCTGAAGGCGAGGGGTTCAAATTTGCCATGAAGGGCCTGGATGGCGGGCGCCTGAACATAGCAGCCTGCTCGATCGGTGGTGCACGTGCTGCGATGGAACATGCCCGCGAGCATATGCGGGTACGCAAGCAGTTTGGAAAACCACTGGAGGCCTTTCAGGCGCTGCAATTCAAATTTGCCGATATGGTAACCGAACTGGAAGCCGCCCGGCTGCTGCTGCATAAAGCGGCCTGTAAACTTGACGAACAGGCCCATGATGCCACACAGTTCTGCGCCATGGCCAAGCGCTTTGCGACCGATATTGCCTTTGCCGTCTGTAACGACGCGCTGCAATTGCATGGCGGATATGGCTATATTCGTGAATATCCCGTCGAACGGCTGCTGCGCGACCTGCGTGTGCACCAAATCCTTGAAGGCACAAATGAAATTATGCGGGTTATCATTGCACGCGCAGCCCTGCGCGATTGA
- a CDS encoding DeoR/GlpR family DNA-binding transcription regulator — protein sequence MSSVDNRHREISSLLKRYGTVHIHDLADRLHTSLDTVRRDLRQMEQQGDLRRIHGGAILPALGEGSYQERSQEIRPERTTIARYVAQNLIPDDAIVFFDSGITVLEVVRNLKPSFHGTAIVVNPAAAVILAEHPNADIIMIGGKILKKDMVVSGAGTMDEIRHYQADICILGTCAIHPDLGVSTQHIEERTGKAAMIAQSSEVIAIATADKLETRMPFKVCDANAVDTLVTGRKLSESYLSNYRDQGIEVVLI from the coding sequence ATGTCCAGCGTCGACAACCGGCATCGCGAGATTTCGTCCCTTCTTAAACGTTATGGCACCGTTCATATCCACGACCTGGCAGACAGGCTGCACACATCCCTTGATACCGTCCGCCGTGATCTGCGCCAGATGGAACAGCAAGGTGATTTACGCCGCATTCATGGCGGTGCGATTTTGCCCGCACTGGGCGAAGGCAGCTATCAGGAACGTAGCCAGGAAATTCGCCCGGAACGCACGACAATTGCCCGGTATGTTGCCCAAAACCTTATTCCCGACGATGCCATCGTTTTTTTTGATAGCGGTATTACCGTGCTTGAAGTCGTTCGCAACCTGAAACCATCCTTTCACGGGACCGCAATTGTCGTAAACCCGGCCGCCGCCGTTATCCTGGCCGAACACCCCAATGCCGATATCATCATGATTGGCGGCAAAATCCTGAAAAAGGACATGGTGGTTTCCGGGGCTGGCACGATGGATGAAATACGCCATTACCAGGCAGATATCTGCATTCTTGGAACCTGTGCCATCCATCCCGACCTTGGGGTCAGCACCCAGCATATCGAAGAACGCACCGGCAAAGCCGCGATGATTGCACAGTCATCAGAAGTGATTGCAATCGCCACAGCAGACAAGCTTGAAACCAGAATGCCATTTAAGGTGTGCGATGCAAATGCCGTCGACACCCTGGTAACAGGGCGCAAGCTTTCTGAAAGCTATTTGTCAAATTACCGCGACCAAGGCATTGAAGTTGTTCTGATATGA
- a CDS encoding DUF6867 family protein, which produces MEAITGTSIGVTIGITIILMGFCALMTGQAVANTWRPAGQLVPYSILLGATSRFLGFALFGGELLSLSGFIFDTVILFAIAMVSFRIVRVNKMLTQYPWLYERVGPFAYRSREGVE; this is translated from the coding sequence ATGGAAGCAATTACCGGTACCAGCATTGGCGTTACCATCGGAATTACGATTATCCTGATGGGGTTCTGCGCCCTGATGACCGGGCAGGCGGTCGCCAATACCTGGCGGCCTGCCGGGCAGCTTGTTCCTTATTCGATCCTGCTTGGGGCGACTTCCCGATTTTTGGGATTTGCGCTTTTTGGCGGTGAACTGCTGTCTTTGTCCGGCTTCATTTTTGATACGGTCATTCTGTTTGCGATTGCCATGGTTTCATTCCGCATTGTGCGGGTGAACAAGATGCTGACCCAGTATCCGTGGTTGTACGAACGTGTTGGCCCGTTTGCCTATCGATCCCGCGAAGGGGTTGAATAA
- a CDS encoding ABC transporter ATP-binding protein: MLKIEGVHTFYGNIEALKGIDMEVNEGEIVTLIGANGAGKTTLLMTCCGSPQATKGRILFEGNDISRMPTHEICQLGIQQSPEGRRIFPRMSVYENLQMGACTQDPKHFDSDLEMVFDLFPRLKERISQRAGTMSGGEQQMLAIGRALMGRPRLLLLDEPSLGLAPLVVKQIFETIEKINRENKVTVFLVEQNAFHALKLAHRGYVMVNGNITMSGGGAELLANPEVRAAYLEGGH; this comes from the coding sequence ATGTTGAAGATTGAAGGTGTACATACCTTCTACGGTAATATCGAAGCCCTCAAGGGCATTGATATGGAAGTCAATGAAGGCGAAATTGTCACGCTCATTGGTGCCAATGGCGCGGGCAAGACAACCCTTCTGATGACATGCTGTGGCTCGCCGCAGGCAACCAAGGGCCGCATCCTGTTTGAAGGCAACGACATCAGCCGTATGCCGACACACGAGATCTGCCAGCTCGGCATCCAGCAGTCGCCGGAAGGACGCCGCATTTTCCCGCGCATGTCGGTTTATGAAAACTTGCAAATGGGCGCCTGTACGCAGGATCCCAAGCATTTCGATTCAGACCTGGAAATGGTGTTTGACCTGTTCCCGCGTCTGAAGGAACGCATCAGCCAGCGTGCGGGTACCATGTCGGGCGGCGAGCAGCAGATGCTGGCAATCGGTCGCGCCCTGATGGGCCGTCCGCGCCTGCTTCTGCTCGATGAACCGTCACTTGGTCTGGCACCCCTGGTGGTAAAGCAGATTTTCGAGACCATTGAAAAGATCAACCGGGAAAACAAGGTTACTGTTTTCCTTGTTGAACAGAACGCCTTCCACGCGTTGAAACTGGCGCATCGTGGCTACGTTATGGTCAATGGCAACATTACCATGTCGGGCGGCGGCGCTGAATTGCTGGCAAACCCTGAAGTGCGCGCTGCGTATCTTGAAGGCGGACACTAG
- the mmsB gene encoding 3-hydroxyisobutyrate dehydrogenase, giving the protein MAKIGFVGLGNMGGPMAANLVRAGHEVKVFDLSTEAVKAAVEIGATAATSLADAATSVDAVVTVLPAGKHVLGVYDGAEGLLANAAANTLFIDSSTIEVDAARKAAELAKAKGMRAVDAPISGGVAGATAGTLTFMVGGDADAFATAEPILQAMGSNIIHAGDSGAGQAAKICNNMILGVSMIAVSEAFMLAKRLGVDAQKLFDISSKASGQCWSLTSYCPVPGPVPTSPANRDYQPGFAVDMMLKDLKLAQQASAAANATTPMGALAESLYAMYSAGGNGGRDFSAIVKMLDGE; this is encoded by the coding sequence ATGGCAAAAATTGGGTTTGTCGGACTGGGCAATATGGGCGGGCCAATGGCCGCCAACCTTGTGCGCGCCGGACATGAAGTAAAGGTGTTTGACCTGTCGACAGAAGCGGTAAAGGCCGCTGTTGAAATTGGCGCAACCGCCGCCACATCATTGGCGGATGCCGCCACCAGTGTTGATGCTGTTGTGACTGTTCTTCCGGCTGGAAAACACGTTTTGGGAGTTTATGACGGGGCAGAAGGGCTTCTTGCCAATGCTGCGGCCAATACGCTGTTTATTGATAGCTCGACCATTGAAGTTGATGCCGCCCGCAAAGCAGCCGAACTGGCAAAGGCAAAAGGCATGCGCGCAGTTGATGCGCCAATTTCCGGTGGTGTTGCTGGTGCAACCGCCGGGACCCTTACCTTTATGGTTGGTGGCGATGCGGATGCCTTTGCAACGGCAGAGCCGATCCTTCAGGCGATGGGAAGCAATATTATTCATGCCGGCGACAGCGGGGCCGGGCAGGCGGCCAAGATTTGCAATAACATGATCCTGGGTGTGAGCATGATCGCCGTTTCCGAGGCCTTCATGCTGGCAAAGCGTCTTGGCGTGGATGCGCAGAAACTGTTTGATATTTCGTCAAAGGCATCTGGCCAGTGCTGGTCACTTACCAGCTATTGCCCTGTGCCGGGCCCTGTGCCGACGTCACCGGCCAACCGCGATTATCAGCCGGGGTTTGCGGTTGATATGATGCTGAAAGATTTGAAGCTGGCACAGCAGGCATCGGCCGCGGCTAATGCAACAACCCCGATGGGGGCGCTCGCCGAAAGCCTTTATGCAATGTATAGCGCCGGTGGCAATGGTGGCCGTGATTTTTCGGCAATTGTCAAAATGCTTGATGGCGAGTAA
- a CDS encoding ABC transporter permease subunit, whose amino-acid sequence MDWAYFLQQLINGLTLGAIYGLIAIGYTMVYGIIGMINFAHGEIYMLGAFHSLITFLICQAAGISGILPLTLLLMLVVSMVMTSVYGWGVERIAYRPLRGSFRLAALISAIGMSIFLQNFVQIAQGARVKPMQPLIHGGITLMESPDFNVQLSYMQIIIIVLTFVLMVVFSTLIAKTSLGRAQRACEQDRTMAGLLGINVDRTISTTFVMGAALASVAGMMVTLYYGVIDFYIGFLAGVKAFTAAVLGGIGSLPGAMLGGLLIGLIESFWSGYLTIEYKDVATFGILVLVLIFRPWGLLGKPEVEKV is encoded by the coding sequence ATGGATTGGGCTTATTTTTTACAACAATTGATCAATGGATTGACGCTTGGCGCCATTTATGGCCTCATCGCGATCGGTTACACGATGGTCTATGGCATCATCGGCATGATCAACTTCGCGCACGGCGAAATTTATATGCTGGGCGCCTTTCATTCCCTGATTACGTTCCTGATTTGTCAGGCGGCGGGAATTAGCGGCATTCTGCCGTTAACACTTCTTTTGATGCTGGTCGTCTCCATGGTGATGACCTCGGTTTATGGCTGGGGCGTCGAACGTATCGCCTATCGGCCATTGCGCGGGTCCTTCCGTCTGGCAGCACTTATTTCTGCCATCGGGATGTCGATCTTCCTGCAGAACTTTGTTCAGATCGCCCAGGGCGCACGCGTCAAACCGATGCAGCCGCTCATTCATGGTGGGATCACGCTTATGGAAAGCCCGGACTTCAACGTCCAGCTCAGCTATATGCAGATCATCATCATCGTTCTGACCTTTGTTCTGATGGTTGTTTTCTCGACCCTGATCGCCAAAACCTCGCTTGGTCGTGCGCAGCGTGCCTGTGAACAGGACCGCACCATGGCAGGCCTGCTTGGCATCAATGTCGACCGCACCATTTCAACCACCTTTGTCATGGGCGCAGCCCTTGCCTCGGTCGCCGGGATGATGGTGACGCTGTATTACGGCGTTATCGATTTCTATATCGGCTTCCTTGCCGGGGTTAAGGCGTTTACTGCTGCCGTGCTTGGCGGTATTGGCTCGTTGCCGGGCGCAATGCTTGGCGGTTTGCTGATCGGCCTGATTGAATCCTTCTGGTCGGGTTATCTCACCATTGAATACAAGGATGTCGCAACATTCGGCATTCTGGTTCTGGTGCTGATCTTCCGTCCGTGGGGCCTTCTGGGCAAGCCGGAGGTGGAGAAAGTCTGA
- a CDS encoding DUF6898 family protein gives MAPTSSKNREIYIEFKQVGQYLRCTAIDSVTGKEVTVAGPVSRNPEQLKRVAVQKLEYILNKE, from the coding sequence ATGGCGCCAACTTCTTCTAAAAATCGTGAAATATACATTGAATTCAAACAGGTAGGCCAATATCTGCGCTGCACGGCTATTGATTCAGTGACCGGAAAGGAAGTAACCGTCGCCGGGCCTGTATCGCGCAATCCAGAGCAGTTAAAGCGGGTTGCGGTACAAAAACTTGAATACATTTTGAATAAGGAATAA
- a CDS encoding ABC transporter ATP-binding protein: MTDNKLLEVEHLTMRFGGLVAIDDLSFTANKREITAIIGPNGAGKTTVFNCLTGFYVPTEGRLTLQANDGPRLLERTEGFRISRNNGVARTFQNIRLFTGMTVLENLIVAQHNRLMDASMFSIAGLFNLGRYASAEKEALERAKFWLNKTGLYEFADWNAGNLAYGNQRRLEIARAMCVEPSLLCLDEPAAGLNPRESAELNLLLQSIRDEQGIGLLLIEHDMSVVMQISDHVIVLDYGKKIADGNPDAVKNDPAVIRAYLGEEEDDDLPPEVASDLHLDPKAQ; this comes from the coding sequence ATGACCGACAACAAATTGCTTGAAGTCGAACATCTAACCATGCGTTTCGGCGGGCTGGTTGCCATTGATGACCTGTCATTTACGGCAAACAAGCGGGAAATCACGGCAATTATCGGCCCGAACGGGGCCGGTAAAACCACGGTGTTTAACTGCCTGACAGGCTTTTATGTGCCGACCGAAGGCCGACTGACCCTTCAAGCCAATGACGGGCCGCGTCTTTTGGAGCGCACCGAAGGTTTCCGTATTTCGCGAAACAACGGTGTGGCACGTACCTTCCAGAACATCCGTCTGTTTACCGGCATGACCGTCCTGGAAAACCTGATTGTCGCCCAGCATAACCGGCTGATGGACGCATCGATGTTCTCGATCGCCGGCCTGTTCAACCTTGGTCGTTACGCCAGCGCAGAAAAAGAAGCCCTGGAACGTGCGAAATTCTGGTTGAACAAAACCGGTCTGTACGAATTTGCAGACTGGAATGCTGGCAACCTTGCCTATGGTAACCAGCGCCGTCTTGAAATTGCCCGTGCAATGTGTGTCGAACCGTCACTGCTTTGCCTTGACGAACCGGCCGCAGGCCTCAACCCGCGTGAATCTGCGGAATTGAACCTGCTGTTGCAGAGCATCCGTGACGAGCAGGGCATCGGCCTTCTGCTGATTGAGCACGACATGAGCGTGGTCATGCAGATTTCCGACCATGTGATCGTGCTCGATTACGGCAAGAAAATTGCAGACGGTAACCCCGACGCCGTGAAGAACGACCCGGCGGTGATCCGTGCGTATCTTGGTGAAGAAGAAGATGACGACCTTCCGCCGGAAGTCGCCAGCGACCTTCACCTTGATCCGAAGGCGCAGTGA
- the livM gene encoding high-affinity branched-chain amino acid ABC transporter permease LivM: protein MSSLLTSSRITPAEIAKELAFFAVLAVMMSIMILGVETVDRPTGLELALRWDLVVLAIISTVIGRLALIIRREHISRLIQAVLIVVSALLVFEMFVRFRDLDDRWVAPVTFDMAFQSVTSVIVFIAMLAVVFAIAYFSASTKRVVTEEEKSNGFSARLQVAYRTNTKKIGVVGILFFFAFPLLFGENRSAIDLATLVMIYIMLGWGLNIVVGLAGLLDLGYVAFYAVGAYSYALLSQHFGLSFWLCLPMAGIFSASFGIILGFPVLRLRGDYLAIVTLGFGEIIRVVLINWYNLTGGPDGIASIERPSFFGLADFSRRVPEGVTSFSDLFGIDYSSMHRLIFLYYLILVLALVTNFVTMRLRKLPIGRAWEALREDEIACRSLGINPTNTKLSAFAIGAMFGGFAGAFFATRQGFISPESFTFLESAVILAIVVMGGMGSQIGVVLAAIVMIGFPEMFRELAEYRMLIFGAGMVAIMLWRPRGLLSFRDPTILLNMSKKEKVAGEKS, encoded by the coding sequence ATGTCGTCTTTGCTTACATCTTCGCGCATCACCCCGGCCGAGATTGCCAAGGAACTTGCGTTCTTTGCTGTCCTTGCCGTCATGATGTCGATCATGATCCTGGGTGTTGAAACGGTTGACCGGCCAACAGGCCTGGAACTGGCATTGCGCTGGGACCTGGTTGTTCTGGCCATCATCTCAACTGTTATTGGCCGCCTCGCACTGATCATTCGTCGCGAACACATTTCCCGTCTGATCCAGGCGGTGCTTATTGTGGTTTCGGCGCTGCTGGTGTTTGAAATGTTTGTGCGGTTCCGCGATCTTGATGATCGCTGGGTAGCACCGGTTACTTTTGATATGGCCTTCCAAAGTGTCACCAGTGTCATCGTCTTTATTGCGATGCTGGCTGTTGTCTTTGCGATTGCCTATTTTTCGGCTTCAACCAAACGTGTTGTGACCGAAGAAGAAAAAAGCAACGGCTTTTCGGCCCGCCTGCAGGTGGCATACCGCACCAACACCAAGAAAATTGGTGTTGTCGGCATTCTCTTCTTCTTTGCCTTTCCGCTGCTCTTTGGCGAAAACCGCTCTGCCATCGACCTTGCAACTCTGGTTATGATTTACATCATGCTGGGTTGGGGCCTGAACATTGTGGTTGGTCTGGCCGGTCTTCTTGACCTAGGTTATGTCGCCTTTTACGCGGTTGGTGCCTATTCCTATGCCCTGTTGTCCCAGCATTTCGGCCTGAGCTTCTGGCTCTGCCTGCCGATGGCCGGTATCTTCTCGGCAAGTTTTGGCATCATCCTTGGTTTCCCGGTTCTGCGTCTGCGTGGTGACTATCTTGCCATCGTGACACTGGGCTTTGGGGAAATCATCCGCGTGGTGCTGATCAACTGGTACAATCTTACCGGTGGCCCGGATGGCATTGCCTCGATCGAGCGTCCTAGCTTCTTTGGTCTGGCCGATTTTTCGCGTCGGGTACCGGAAGGGGTGACAAGCTTCTCCGATCTGTTTGGCATCGATTATTCGTCCATGCACCGCCTGATCTTCCTGTATTACCTGATCCTTGTTCTGGCACTGGTGACAAACTTTGTGACCATGCGCCTGCGCAAACTGCCGATCGGTCGTGCATGGGAAGCGCTGCGTGAAGACGAAATTGCCTGCCGTTCGCTCGGTATCAATCCGACCAACACCAAGCTTTCGGCTTTTGCCATTGGCGCAATGTTTGGCGGCTTTGCTGGCGCGTTCTTTGCAACCCGTCAGGGCTTCATCAGCCCGGAAAGCTTCACCTTCCTTGAATCTGCCGTGATCCTGGCCATCGTTGTTATGGGCGGTATGGGCAGCCAGATCGGGGTGGTGCTTGCTGCCATCGTCATGATCGGTTTCCCGGAAATGTTCCGCGAACTGGCCGAATATCGCATGCTGATTTTCGGGGCAGGGATGGTTGCCATCATGTTGTGGCGTCCGCGTGGTCTGTTGTCTTTCCGTGACCCGACGATCCTGCTGAATATGAGCAAGAAAGAAAAAGTTGCCGGAGAAAAGTCATGA